The Roseococcus microcysteis genome contains a region encoding:
- a CDS encoding beta/alpha barrel domain-containing protein → MVELLDCTLRDGGYYTAWDFEPGLVRTYLAAMAKLPVRHIELGYVNDPMPGYAGEFFFLSPERLRQARAALRPDQSLVVMIDGKGTTPERMAPLFGHLVGLVDMVRITVSPDKLDHGIALARAIKATGMKAGFNVMYLSTFQTQLSKISAAFEVPEVFDSIALVDSYGGCTPERVESLFREMRAALPDKTIGFHGHDNMCLAMANSIAAIAGGADVVDGTLIGMGRGAGNLRLEAMLAYLDGRPGNMPVDYEALSSVVEPFDALQREYGWGTNLPYMISGVNNLPQRDVMDWIGKKRYSVLSIIQALQRQAASETDSRAYPSLQPLANSTRPVVVVGGGPSVRRHADAIARFVDRSGALVLFSSSRHIDLCDQLGGEQLLCLPGHDAMRVEVTDNLGRMTAAIVPTPPRVDGCVPAGFPLQVQQAAQLTAAGTGDTIGPVSDVSPLDLALGAVVALATKDCLLVGFDGYETASTAEQSLAREVQSMLDVFRQKYPGTRLRSLTPTFYDIDAFSVYAELAALS, encoded by the coding sequence ATGGTCGAGCTCCTGGATTGCACCCTCCGCGATGGTGGCTATTACACGGCCTGGGACTTCGAGCCCGGTCTGGTGCGCACCTATCTCGCCGCGATGGCCAAGCTGCCGGTTCGTCACATTGAGCTCGGCTATGTGAACGACCCCATGCCCGGCTATGCGGGCGAGTTCTTCTTCCTCTCTCCCGAGCGGCTGCGCCAGGCGCGCGCCGCACTGCGTCCCGACCAATCCCTCGTTGTGATGATCGACGGCAAGGGCACGACGCCCGAGCGCATGGCGCCGCTGTTCGGCCACTTGGTCGGGCTCGTGGACATGGTGCGGATCACCGTATCGCCCGACAAGCTGGACCACGGCATCGCCCTGGCGCGCGCCATCAAGGCGACCGGGATGAAGGCCGGCTTCAACGTCATGTACCTGTCCACCTTCCAGACGCAGCTTTCGAAGATCTCCGCGGCGTTCGAGGTGCCTGAGGTGTTCGACAGCATTGCCCTGGTGGACAGCTATGGCGGCTGCACCCCGGAACGCGTGGAAAGCCTGTTCCGCGAGATGCGCGCCGCGCTGCCTGACAAGACCATCGGTTTCCACGGCCATGACAACATGTGCCTTGCCATGGCGAATTCCATCGCGGCGATCGCGGGCGGCGCCGATGTGGTGGATGGCACGCTGATCGGCATGGGCCGTGGCGCGGGCAACCTGCGCCTGGAGGCGATGCTGGCCTATCTGGACGGCCGCCCGGGCAACATGCCGGTTGACTACGAGGCGCTCTCCTCCGTGGTGGAGCCTTTTGACGCGCTTCAGCGTGAATATGGCTGGGGCACCAATCTCCCCTACATGATCAGCGGCGTGAACAACCTGCCGCAGCGCGACGTGATGGATTGGATCGGCAAGAAGCGTTACTCGGTGCTTTCCATCATCCAGGCCCTGCAGCGCCAGGCGGCGAGCGAGACCGATAGCCGTGCCTATCCCTCGCTGCAGCCGCTGGCCAATTCGACCCGCCCCGTGGTGGTCGTGGGCGGTGGCCCCTCGGTTCGGCGCCACGCCGATGCGATCGCCCGCTTCGTGGACCGCAGCGGCGCGCTGGTCCTGTTCTCCTCCTCGCGGCACATCGACCTGTGTGACCAGCTGGGCGGCGAACAGCTGCTGTGCCTGCCGGGCCATGATGCCATGCGCGTCGAGGTGACGGACAATCTCGGTCGCATGACGGCCGCCATCGTACCCACGCCGCCGCGGGTGGATGGCTGCGTGCCCGCCGGCTTCCCGCTCCAGGTGCAGCAGGCCGCGCAGCTCACCGCCGCCGGAACCGGCGACACGATCGGCCCTGTCTCGGATGTCAGCCCGCTGGACCTGGCGCTGGGCGCGGTGGTGGCCCTCGCCACGAAGGACTGCCTGCTGGTCGGCTTCGACGGCTACGAAACCGCCAGCACCGCCGAGCAGAGCCTGGCGCGCGAGGTGCAGAGCATGCTTGACGTCTTCCGTCAGAAGTACCCCGGCACGCGGCTGCGCAGCCTGACGCCGACCTTCTACGACATCGACGCCTTCTCCGTGTACGCCGAGCTGGCTGCGCTCAGCTGA
- a CDS encoding DUF1501 domain-containing protein, protein MMHPIARRTALAGLGSLFAWGFAPRLATAAAGDPRLLVILLRGGLDGISMIQPVGDPAFAALRGADAGEAVPLDGLFALHQGMPNLLALFRAGQALPIHAVHTPYRERSHFDGQDVLETGLPRVMAGARTGWLNRALAEIPRGARLPAPRGLAVSPVVPVIMQGPAAVETWQPQAFRYADEDLVARLLDLYEARDPGLAAALRAGADLDRAMQEVPAGQPGTTRIPGRPDFVTEAAGAARIMALPDGPRVAALGLTGWDTHAGQGTARGNLANRLGALDDAIGAIHTGLGPVWGDTVVAIVTEFGRTVRMNGSAGTDHGMATCALLLGGRVAGGRVLADWPGLAPHQLHEGRDLRPTADLRGVLAGVLADQLGLSGAALSRAFPDAAGTSPWRGLIRT, encoded by the coding sequence ATGATGCATCCCATTGCCCGCCGCACCGCCCTTGCGGGGCTGGGCTCGCTCTTCGCCTGGGGCTTCGCACCCCGCCTCGCCACCGCCGCGGCCGGTGACCCGCGGCTGCTCGTCATCCTGCTGCGCGGCGGGCTGGACGGGATCTCCATGATCCAGCCCGTGGGTGACCCCGCCTTCGCCGCCCTGCGCGGCGCCGATGCCGGCGAGGCCGTGCCGCTGGACGGTCTCTTCGCGCTGCATCAGGGCATGCCCAACCTGCTCGCGCTGTTCCGCGCGGGGCAGGCGCTGCCGATCCACGCCGTTCATACCCCCTATCGCGAGCGGTCGCATTTCGACGGGCAGGATGTGCTGGAAACCGGCCTGCCCCGGGTGATGGCCGGCGCGCGCACCGGTTGGCTGAACCGCGCCCTGGCGGAGATCCCGCGCGGGGCACGCCTTCCGGCGCCACGGGGCCTCGCGGTCTCGCCCGTCGTGCCCGTCATCATGCAGGGGCCGGCGGCGGTGGAGACCTGGCAGCCCCAGGCCTTCCGCTATGCCGATGAGGACTTGGTGGCCCGCCTTCTGGACCTCTACGAAGCACGCGACCCTGGCCTCGCGGCCGCCTTGCGCGCGGGCGCCGATCTGGACCGCGCCATGCAGGAGGTGCCGGCCGGCCAGCCAGGTACGACCCGCATCCCCGGGCGCCCCGACTTTGTCACGGAAGCCGCCGGGGCGGCGCGCATCATGGCTCTGCCGGATGGGCCACGCGTGGCCGCGCTGGGGCTGACCGGCTGGGACACGCATGCGGGGCAGGGGACGGCGCGCGGCAACCTGGCCAACCGTCTCGGCGCGCTGGACGATGCCATCGGCGCCATCCATACCGGCCTGGGGCCGGTATGGGGCGATACGGTCGTGGCGATCGTGACGGAATTCGGCCGCACGGTGAGGATGAACGGCAGCGCTGGCACCGACCACGGGATGGCGACCTGCGCCCTGCTGCTGGGCGGCCGGGTCGCGGGCGGGCGGGTCCTGGCGGACTGGCCTGGGCTGGCTCCGCACCAGCTTCACGAGGGGCGGGACCTTCGCCCCACGGCCGACCTGCGTGGCGTCCTCGCGGGAGTTCTGGCCGACCAGCTCGGCTTGTCGGGCGCCGCATTGTCGCGGGCCTTCCCGGATGCCGCCGGCACCTCGCCCTGGCGGGGATTGATTCGTACCTGA
- a CDS encoding DUF1800 domain-containing protein, producing the protein MEARFGLGLSPREALSAHGAQRSTPQDWTQRMADPLPPGTLNAVEGLDHFLRRRASVIATRARGGRPGEGRDWLTPGEVAEQVLKARLDAAATTQAGFAERLVWFWNDHFTASAAIIFVAYFLPDREQAVIRPGLRGSFASLLKGAVLHPSMIFYLDQRRSLGPNSELGARFRGRLGLNENLAREILELHTLGADGGYTQEDVSEFALALTGWSMDVSPQAPTGQRLGFFPERQEPGPRRVLGRVYTQTGPDLALAILDDLAHHPATARNVTRRMVRHFVGHGLPGLEARLEATFLRTQGDLGAVTRALVEDVEAWGPPRKVRSPMEFLFATARLLGGLPAAVKPTSALTAMGQPFWSPSSPKGWPLEDEAWAAPDAIKTRLDWAKEVAAQVPPTLDPVALLDATYGSAASPETRRAVARAADRRQGLALLLLSPEFQRR; encoded by the coding sequence ATGGAGGCCCGCTTCGGGCTGGGGCTATCGCCGCGTGAAGCACTGTCTGCCCACGGCGCGCAGCGCAGCACGCCGCAAGACTGGACGCAGCGGATGGCAGATCCGCTACCTCCGGGAACACTGAACGCGGTTGAGGGGCTGGATCACTTCCTGCGGCGGCGCGCGTCGGTGATCGCCACGCGCGCCCGAGGTGGGCGGCCTGGAGAGGGTCGGGACTGGCTGACACCAGGCGAGGTGGCCGAGCAAGTCCTCAAGGCGCGGCTGGACGCCGCGGCAACCACACAGGCAGGCTTCGCCGAGAGGTTGGTCTGGTTCTGGAATGATCACTTCACCGCCAGCGCCGCCATCATCTTCGTGGCCTACTTCCTGCCCGACCGCGAGCAGGCGGTGATCCGCCCGGGGCTGCGGGGTTCGTTTGCCAGTTTGCTCAAGGGTGCGGTGCTGCACCCGTCCATGATCTTCTACCTCGATCAGCGTCGGTCGCTGGGCCCGAACTCCGAATTGGGAGCGCGATTCCGCGGACGCCTCGGCTTGAATGAAAACCTCGCGCGCGAAATCCTCGAATTGCACACGTTGGGTGCGGACGGTGGGTACACCCAGGAGGATGTGTCGGAATTTGCGTTGGCCTTGACCGGCTGGTCCATGGACGTCAGCCCCCAGGCCCCCACCGGTCAGCGTCTCGGCTTTTTCCCGGAGCGGCAGGAGCCAGGGCCGCGCCGTGTTCTGGGGCGCGTCTACACGCAGACGGGGCCTGACCTTGCCCTCGCCATCCTGGACGATCTTGCCCACCATCCCGCCACTGCCAGAAACGTCACGCGCCGCATGGTCCGGCACTTCGTCGGGCATGGCCTGCCAGGGCTGGAAGCGCGGCTTGAGGCGACGTTCCTCCGCACGCAGGGGGATCTGGGCGCCGTGACCCGCGCGCTGGTCGAGGATGTGGAGGCATGGGGCCCGCCGCGCAAAGTGCGCTCCCCCATGGAGTTCCTCTTCGCCACGGCGCGGCTGCTCGGCGGCTTGCCCGCGGCTGTGAAGCCCACCAGTGCCTTGACGGCCATGGGCCAACCCTTCTGGTCCCCGTCCTCGCCCAAGGGCTGGCCCCTCGAGGACGAGGCCTGGGCCGCGCCCGACGCCATCAAGACGCGGCTCGATTGGGCGAAGGAGGTGGCGGCGCAAGTGCCGCCTACGCTGGACCCCGTGGCCTTGCTCGACGCCACCTACGGCTCCGCCGCCAGCCCGGAGACCCGCCGCGCCGTGGCCCGCGCCGCCGATCGTCGGCAGGGCCTCGCCCTGCTGCTCCTCTCGCCGGAGTTCCAGCGCCGATGA
- a CDS encoding tetratricopeptide repeat protein: protein MAKDAITQTGQIIFSGQDIRVRLVPGGSHTLVVTFPASSAGNRLDRKGFAEALLAKENIAAAHVTVSFDHWFQTPETYQALAAIREHARGFERVVTYGSSMGGYAAAVCSKALGAAAIISISPQFSIDPAKAPWDPRYLSHAKRILAGPGFLRDEMSELLCPDAEFHITYDPVMTSEQLHATNLLTFSANSMPLVIPFGGHPVGKTLAKAGLLKPWVLAAIHGKPAGDIRNKFREMRRNNALWWTRLAILASRRRPALSTFAAQTALRLAPQDKGVAFAVAMPLRRAGRVEEALSAYDTACRLAPRSGKFRVERGRTLLQMRRLSDAMADFEKARDLGETRLALPALSELHARMGRHAEARAVAQDAVLVGANPSIHDRIEKLLAAAERQSIRERQ from the coding sequence ATGGCAAAAGATGCGATTACACAAACCGGACAGATCATCTTTTCCGGTCAGGACATACGCGTCCGTCTGGTGCCAGGCGGTAGCCATACTTTGGTGGTCACGTTCCCTGCCTCCAGCGCGGGAAACAGGCTCGATCGGAAGGGGTTTGCCGAGGCCCTGCTGGCGAAGGAGAACATCGCCGCGGCGCATGTCACGGTGTCGTTCGATCACTGGTTCCAGACGCCTGAGACCTACCAAGCTCTCGCTGCGATTCGAGAACATGCCCGCGGATTCGAGCGGGTTGTGACTTACGGGTCGAGCATGGGGGGCTATGCAGCCGCGGTTTGCAGCAAGGCCCTCGGAGCGGCTGCGATCATATCGATCTCACCGCAATTTTCCATTGACCCGGCCAAAGCACCCTGGGATCCGCGCTACCTGTCGCATGCAAAGCGCATCCTCGCAGGCCCCGGTTTCTTGCGGGATGAGATGAGTGAGCTCCTTTGCCCGGACGCGGAATTTCATATCACATACGATCCAGTCATGACATCCGAGCAACTGCATGCGACGAATTTGCTGACTTTTTCAGCAAATAGCATGCCGTTGGTCATTCCATTCGGGGGGCATCCCGTCGGAAAGACTCTTGCCAAGGCGGGGCTTCTGAAGCCGTGGGTACTTGCTGCCATTCATGGCAAGCCAGCGGGCGACATACGGAACAAGTTCCGTGAGATGCGCCGCAACAACGCACTCTGGTGGACGCGCCTCGCGATACTCGCCAGTCGCCGCCGTCCCGCCCTATCGACCTTCGCCGCGCAGACGGCTCTGCGGCTTGCGCCTCAAGACAAGGGCGTCGCCTTTGCCGTGGCCATGCCACTGCGGCGCGCCGGGCGAGTGGAAGAGGCTCTCTCCGCCTACGATACCGCCTGTCGTCTCGCCCCACGCTCTGGCAAGTTCCGGGTCGAACGCGGCCGCACGCTGCTGCAGATGCGCAGGCTGTCAGATGCAATGGCCGATTTCGAAAAAGCCCGTGATCTTGGCGAGACAAGGCTTGCCCTGCCGGCTCTTTCAGAGCTGCATGCCCGGATGGGTCGCCACGCAGAGGCCAGGGCCGTGGCGCAAGACGCTGTTTTGGTGGGAGCAAACCCATCCATCCATGACCGTATCGAGAAACTTTTGGCTGCCGCGGAAAGGCAGAGCATCCGCGAGCGGCAATGA
- a CDS encoding 3-deoxy-manno-octulosonate cytidylyltransferase, with the protein MRFVVVIPARYRSVRLPGKPLVDLMGKSLVLRTYLQCAKVVPQEFIYVATDDERIADHCRAHGMQYIMTSPDCPTGTDRVAEVATRIPADLYVNVQGDEPLFNPGDIEVILDAARRAPGSVLNGFAPFTDEALFRNPTIPKVVMRPDGRLLYMSRGAIPTTKRLSFEGARRQICIYAFPPETLRAFAAAGGKTPLESLEDIEILRFLELGFEVQMVPLSDHSIAVDTPEDVERVLAVLRASASTD; encoded by the coding sequence ATGCGTTTCGTCGTCGTGATCCCTGCCCGCTATCGGTCAGTTCGTCTCCCCGGCAAGCCGCTTGTAGACCTTATGGGGAAGTCCCTGGTGCTGCGTACCTATCTGCAGTGCGCGAAGGTGGTGCCGCAGGAGTTTATTTACGTCGCGACGGACGATGAACGCATCGCGGACCACTGCAGGGCCCATGGCATGCAGTACATCATGACTTCGCCCGACTGCCCGACCGGCACGGATCGTGTCGCGGAGGTGGCGACCCGAATTCCGGCCGATCTCTACGTGAACGTGCAGGGCGACGAGCCGCTGTTCAATCCAGGGGACATCGAGGTCATCCTCGATGCGGCGCGACGTGCGCCCGGCAGCGTCCTCAACGGTTTCGCGCCGTTCACGGATGAAGCGCTGTTCCGCAATCCCACGATTCCGAAGGTGGTGATGCGCCCCGATGGGCGCCTTCTCTACATGTCGCGCGGCGCGATCCCGACGACCAAGCGGCTCTCCTTCGAGGGTGCGCGGCGGCAGATCTGCATCTATGCGTTTCCTCCCGAGACGCTGCGCGCCTTCGCAGCGGCTGGCGGCAAGACCCCCCTGGAGAGCCTGGAGGACATCGAGATTCTCCGCTTCCTGGAACTGGGGTTCGAGGTGCAGATGGTGCCGCTGTCCGACCATTCCATTGCCGTGGACACGCCAGAGGATGTGGAGCGCGTATTGGCCGTGCTGCGGGCCTCGGCTTCCACGGACTGA
- a CDS encoding IS5 family transposase (programmed frameshift), whose translation MAWTAEHRRAADRRGLRYPSDLTDAEWALVAPLIRPAKHGGRPRRVDVREVLNAVFYVLSTGCQWSALPKDLPPKSTVWDYFSRWEWEGTIERLHHVLFVAVREQAGREASPTTAIIDSQTAKAAQKGGSTLDPSGYDAGKKIVGRKRHLLTDTLGLLLGVVVHPASVQDRDGAEPLLRQARRLFPFVERIIGDAGYGGPKMAAVVARTGLWKMEIVRRCDRHKFVVLPKRWIVERTIGWISRNRRLARDFERHCRIAAAFVRMAMIRIMLRRLAPRRSA comes from the exons ATGGCGTGGACGGCGGAGCATCGACGTGCGGCGGATCGGCGCGGGCTGCGTTACCCCTCTGACCTGACGGATGCGGAATGGGCGCTGGTGGCGCCGCTGATCCGACCCGCGAAGCACGGAGGCAGGCCGCGCAGGGTGGATGTGCGCGAGGTGCTGAACGCGGTGTTCTATGTGCTCTCGACCGGCTGCCAGTGGAGCGCGCTGCCGAAGGACCTGCCGCCGAAGAGCACGGTGTGGGACTACTTCTCGCGCTGGGAGTGGGAAGGGACCATCGAGCGCCTGCACCACGTGCTCTTTGTCGCGGTGCGCGAGCAGGCAGGCCGTGAGGCCAGCCCTACGACGGCGATCATCGACAGCCAGACGGCAAAGGCGGCGCAAAAGG GGGGCTCTACGCTTGATCCGTCCGGCTATGACGCGGGCAAGAAGATCGTCGGCCGCAAGCGTCACCTGCTGACCGATACGCTGGGCTTGCTGCTCGGTGTGGTTGTTCACCCAGCCAGCGTGCAAGACCGCGACGGCGCCGAGCCGCTGCTGCGCCAGGCGCGCAGGCTGTTCCCCTTTGTCGAGCGCATCATCGGCGATGCGGGCTATGGGGGGCCGAAGATGGCTGCTGTCGTTGCCCGCACCGGATTGTGGAAGATGGAGATCGTCCGCCGCTGCGACAGGCACAAATTCGTCGTGCTGCCGAAGCGCTGGATCGTGGAGCGCACCATCGGCTGGATCAGCCGCAACCGACGGCTGGCCCGCGATTTCGAGCGCCACTGCCGTATCGCTGCCGCCTTCGTGCGCATGGCCATGATCCGCATCATGCTTCGGCGTCTGGCCCCAAGACGCTCAGCGTGA
- the cysN gene encoding sulfate adenylyltransferase subunit CysN, which produces MDGSTMLRGLLRVLTCGSVDDGKSTLIGRLLHDSQMIMDDTLAAITRDSRKHGTVGEEVDLALLVDGLEAERQQGITIDVAYRFFTTPRRSFIVADCPGHEQYTRNMATGASNSELAIILVDARKGLLTQTRRHSYICSLLGIRHVVLAVNKVDLVNFDQQVFDRIVGEYATFAAGFGFHTMVPIPVSGRYGDNVSTRSGNTPWYRGETLLEHLESVSVEEQLTQLAFRFPVQWVNRPSQDFRGFSGTVASGVVALGENIVVAASGVTSHVTRILGPAGEQERAVAGEAVTICLADEVDVARGDVLAPIADRPAVADQLAAHLLWMDEEPMLPGRQYMMRIGNVWTSASVTSIKHRVDVTTLDHQSATRLSLNEIGLCNLSTAQRVAMDPYARNRLTGAFILVDRFTNRTSGCGMINFALRRATNVHHEHFLVDKAARATALHQKPMLLWFTGLSGSGKSTVAKLVEQALHRAGRHTYSLDGDNLRHGLNRDLGFTDQDRVENIRRVGEVAKLMVDAGLIVLASFISPFRAERQMVREMLGEGEFLEIFVDTPIEICMQRDVKGLYAKARRGEIANFTGVTSRYEPPGAADIVLDGGSSQPEALAQQVLEVVNRRLGAE; this is translated from the coding sequence ATGGACGGCAGCACCATGTTGCGCGGCCTGCTGCGCGTTCTCACCTGCGGCTCGGTGGATGACGGCAAGTCCACGCTGATCGGCCGGCTTCTCCATGACAGCCAGATGATCATGGACGACACGCTCGCCGCCATCACCCGCGACAGCCGCAAGCACGGCACGGTGGGGGAGGAGGTGGACCTCGCCCTTCTCGTGGACGGGCTGGAGGCGGAGCGGCAGCAAGGCATCACGATTGATGTCGCCTATCGCTTCTTCACCACACCGCGACGCAGCTTCATCGTGGCCGACTGTCCGGGCCATGAGCAGTACACGCGCAACATGGCGACGGGGGCTTCCAACTCCGAGCTCGCCATCATCCTGGTGGATGCGCGCAAGGGGTTGCTGACCCAGACGCGGCGTCATTCCTACATCTGCTCACTGTTGGGCATCCGGCATGTCGTGCTGGCGGTGAACAAGGTGGACCTGGTCAATTTCGACCAGCAGGTCTTCGACCGCATCGTGGGCGAATACGCGACCTTCGCGGCCGGGTTCGGCTTCCACACCATGGTGCCCATTCCGGTTTCAGGCCGCTATGGCGACAATGTCAGCACCCGCTCCGGCAACACGCCCTGGTATCGCGGCGAGACGCTGCTGGAGCACCTGGAAAGCGTCAGCGTCGAGGAACAACTCACGCAGCTTGCCTTCCGCTTCCCGGTGCAGTGGGTGAACCGCCCCAGCCAGGATTTCCGCGGCTTCTCCGGCACGGTGGCCAGCGGCGTCGTGGCGCTGGGCGAGAACATCGTGGTCGCGGCCTCGGGGGTGACCAGCCATGTGACGCGTATCCTGGGCCCGGCGGGCGAGCAGGAGCGTGCGGTGGCGGGCGAAGCCGTCACCATCTGCCTCGCCGACGAGGTGGACGTGGCGCGCGGCGACGTCCTCGCCCCCATCGCGGACCGGCCCGCCGTGGCCGACCAGCTCGCCGCGCACCTGCTCTGGATGGACGAGGAGCCGATGCTTCCGGGCCGCCAGTACATGATGCGCATCGGCAATGTCTGGACCTCGGCCTCGGTCACTTCCATCAAGCACCGGGTGGACGTGACGACGCTGGACCACCAATCGGCCACGCGGCTGTCGCTGAACGAGATCGGGCTGTGCAACCTCAGCACGGCGCAGCGCGTGGCGATGGATCCCTACGCGCGGAACCGGCTGACCGGCGCCTTCATCCTGGTGGACCGTTTCACCAATCGTACCTCCGGCTGCGGGATGATCAATTTCGCGCTGCGCCGCGCGACCAATGTCCACCATGAGCACTTCCTGGTGGACAAGGCGGCGCGCGCCACGGCGCTGCACCAGAAGCCCATGCTGCTATGGTTCACGGGGCTTTCCGGCTCGGGCAAATCCACGGTGGCGAAGCTGGTCGAGCAGGCGTTGCACCGTGCCGGGCGCCACACCTATTCCCTGGACGGTGACAACCTGCGCCATGGGCTGAATCGCGACCTTGGCTTCACTGACCAGGACCGTGTGGAGAACATCCGCCGCGTGGGCGAAGTCGCGAAGCTGATGGTGGATGCGGGGCTGATCGTGCTGGCCTCCTTCATCTCGCCCTTCCGCGCGGAGCGGCAGATGGTGCGCGAGATGCTGGGCGAGGGCGAGTTCCTCGAGATCTTCGTGGATACGCCGATCGAAATCTGCATGCAGCGCGACGTGAAGGGGCTGTATGCCAAGGCCAGGCGCGGCGAGATCGCCAACTTCACCGGCGTGACCAGCCGCTATGAGCCGCCGGGGGCGGCGGACATCGTGCTCGACGGCGGCAGCTCCCAGCCGGAGGCCTTGGCGCAGCAGGTATTGGAGGTGGTGAACCGGCGCTTGGGGGCGGAGTGA
- the cysD gene encoding sulfate adenylyltransferase subunit CysD, protein MQPVQTQSLSPHLRRLEAEGIAIIRETVASFRNPVLLYSIGKDSSVVLHLAMKAFAPGRIPFPLLHIATGWDFRDMLEFRDRRAAELGARLIVHTNPDGLARGIGPLTHGSQVHMDVMGTQALKQALDIGGYDAALGGARRDEEKARAKERVFSHRAPGHVWEPRGQRPELWGLYNTRIAPGETMRVFPLSNWTEFDVWDYIAAEQIPVVPLYFAAERPVLRRSGALIMRDDDRMPLNEGEQVEKMWVRFRTMGDWPLTGAHESRAQTMEQVLEELRLSRVSERHGRLIDNDQEASMERKKREGYF, encoded by the coding sequence ATGCAACCCGTCCAGACCCAAAGCCTCAGCCCTCATCTGCGGCGGCTTGAGGCCGAGGGGATCGCCATCATCCGGGAGACGGTTGCCAGTTTCCGCAACCCCGTCCTGCTCTACTCGATCGGCAAGGACAGCTCGGTCGTGCTGCATTTGGCCATGAAGGCCTTCGCGCCCGGCCGCATACCTTTCCCGTTGCTGCACATCGCGACCGGCTGGGATTTCCGTGACATGCTGGAATTCCGCGACCGCCGCGCGGCGGAGCTCGGTGCCCGTTTGATCGTGCACACCAACCCTGACGGCCTCGCACGCGGCATCGGTCCGCTGACCCATGGCAGCCAGGTCCATATGGATGTGATGGGCACCCAGGCGCTGAAGCAGGCGCTGGACATCGGCGGCTATGACGCGGCCCTGGGCGGCGCGCGGCGCGACGAGGAAAAGGCCCGCGCGAAGGAGCGCGTCTTCTCCCACCGCGCCCCCGGCCATGTCTGGGAACCGCGCGGCCAGCGGCCGGAACTCTGGGGCCTCTACAACACGCGCATCGCGCCGGGCGAGACCATGCGCGTCTTCCCCCTTTCCAACTGGACCGAGTTCGACGTGTGGGACTACATCGCGGCCGAGCAGATCCCCGTCGTACCCCTCTATTTCGCGGCCGAGCGGCCCGTGCTGCGCCGCAGCGGCGCGCTGATCATGCGCGACGACGACCGCATGCCGCTGAACGAGGGCGAGCAGGTGGAGAAGATGTGGGTGCGCTTCCGCACCATGGGCGACTGGCCGCTGACCGGCGCGCATGAGAGCCGCGCCCAGACCATGGAGCAGGTGCTGGAGGAACTCCGCCTCTCCCGCGTCTCCGAACGCCACGGCCGCCTGATTGACAACGACCAGGAAGCCTCCATGGAACGCAAGAAGCGCGAGGGGTATTTCTGA